The Kitasatospora paranensis genome has a window encoding:
- a CDS encoding response regulator transcription factor: MSGTVQIAGGAPAPGEAFLLVVDDEPNIRELLSASLRFSGFRVASAATGEEALAAVAAERPDLVVLDVMLPDLDGFTVVERLRDQTQWPAGGEHVPVLLLTAKDGTGDKVQGLALGADDYVTKPFSLEELIARIRAILRRAGGPAEDGRLIIADLTLDPVAHEVTRGGRAVSLSPTEFKLLHYLMANVGRVVSKAQILDHVWAYDFGGDLSIVESYISYLRRKLDSGPTHGAKLIHTVRGIGYALRRPAQG, from the coding sequence GTGTCAGGAACAGTACAGATCGCAGGCGGGGCCCCCGCCCCGGGTGAGGCGTTCCTGCTGGTCGTCGACGACGAGCCGAACATCCGTGAGCTGCTCTCCGCCAGCCTCCGCTTCTCCGGCTTCCGGGTCGCCTCCGCCGCCACCGGCGAGGAGGCCCTGGCCGCCGTCGCCGCCGAACGCCCCGACCTGGTCGTCCTCGACGTGATGCTGCCCGACCTGGACGGTTTCACCGTGGTCGAGCGCCTCCGCGACCAGACCCAGTGGCCGGCCGGCGGCGAGCACGTCCCCGTCCTGCTGCTCACCGCCAAGGACGGCACCGGCGACAAGGTGCAGGGCCTCGCGCTCGGCGCCGACGACTACGTGACCAAGCCCTTCAGCCTGGAGGAGCTGATCGCCCGGATCCGGGCGATCCTCCGGCGCGCCGGAGGCCCCGCCGAGGACGGCCGCCTGATCATCGCCGACCTCACCCTCGACCCGGTCGCCCACGAGGTGACCCGGGGCGGCCGGGCCGTCTCGCTCTCCCCCACCGAGTTCAAGCTGCTGCACTACCTGATGGCCAACGTCGGCCGGGTGGTCTCCAAGGCGCAGATCCTCGACCACGTCTGGGCCTACGACTTCGGCGGCGACCTCTCGATCGTCGAGTCCTACATCTCCTACCTGCGCCGCAAGCTGGACTCCGGCCCCACCCACGGCGCCAAGCTGATCCACACCGTCCGCGGGATCGGCTACGCCCTGCGCCGGCCCGCGCAGGGCTGA
- the cydB gene encoding cytochrome d ubiquinol oxidase subunit II, protein MHLHDLWFILIAVLWTGYFFLEGFDFGIGILTRTLARDTSERRVLINTIGPVWDGNEVWLLTAGGATFAAFPDWYATLFSGFYIPLLVILVCLIVRGVAFEYRAKRTEERWQRNWELAVFWTSLVPAFLWGVAFANIVHGVDIDRQKNYVGTFWDLLSPYAILGGLTTLVLFTFHGAVFAALKTVGDIRDRARAQALLLGLGTAVLALAFLIWTQADSGNGWSLAAMIVAVLALLGALAANQAGREGWAFALSGATVAAATAMLFLALFPDVMPSTLDPAFSLTVTNASSSPYTLKVMTVVAVVFTPIVLLYQAWTYWVFRRRIGVQHIPATVQH, encoded by the coding sequence ATGCACCTCCACGACCTCTGGTTCATCCTCATCGCCGTCCTGTGGACGGGCTATTTCTTCCTCGAAGGCTTCGACTTCGGCATCGGCATCCTGACCCGCACCCTGGCCCGGGACACCAGCGAGCGGCGCGTCCTGATCAACACCATCGGCCCGGTCTGGGACGGCAACGAGGTCTGGCTGCTGACCGCCGGCGGCGCCACCTTCGCGGCCTTCCCCGACTGGTACGCCACCCTGTTCAGCGGCTTCTACATCCCGCTGCTGGTCATCCTGGTCTGCCTGATCGTCCGCGGTGTCGCCTTCGAGTACCGGGCCAAGCGCACCGAGGAGCGCTGGCAGCGCAACTGGGAGCTGGCCGTCTTCTGGACGTCCCTCGTCCCGGCCTTCCTGTGGGGCGTCGCCTTCGCCAACATCGTCCACGGCGTCGACATCGACCGGCAGAAGAACTACGTCGGCACCTTCTGGGACCTGCTCAGCCCGTACGCGATCCTGGGGGGACTGACCACCCTGGTGCTGTTCACCTTCCACGGCGCGGTGTTCGCCGCCCTGAAGACGGTCGGCGACATCCGCGACCGGGCCCGCGCCCAGGCCCTGCTGCTCGGCCTCGGCACCGCCGTCCTCGCGCTCGCCTTCCTGATCTGGACACAGGCCGACTCCGGCAACGGCTGGAGCCTGGCCGCGATGATCGTCGCCGTGCTGGCCCTGCTCGGCGCGCTGGCGGCCAATCAGGCCGGCCGTGAAGGGTGGGCGTTCGCCCTCTCCGGGGCGACCGTCGCCGCGGCGACCGCGATGCTCTTCCTCGCGCTGTTCCCGGACGTCATGCCGTCCACCCTGGACCCGGCGTTCAGCCTCACCGTCACCAACGCCTCGTCCTCGCCCTACACGCTCAAGGTGATGACCGTCGTCGCCGTCGTCTTCACCCCGATCGTCCTGCTCTACCAGGCCTGGACGTACTGGGTGTTCCGCCGGCGGATCGGCGTCCAGCACATCCCCGCGACCGTGCAGCACTGA
- a CDS encoding HAMP domain-containing sensor histidine kinase, which translates to MSDSDPAPDLSTLTVPVLRAHLRQAFDVPDQHGAGQWRVLVLQVSQTTGAGRAESAAPVPAYVVVAVSLDDVQGTVHKLRTAFLAIGGAVLVLIAVLGFFAVRAGLKPLRRIEKGAARIASGELSHRMPELAPGTEVGRLSAALNGMLVQIEAAFAARAESEARMRRFVADASHELRTPLAGIRGFAELHRMGALGDVDRAMDRIESEAVRMGGLVEDLLMLARLDEERPLDLAPMDLRTLAADALHDLTALDPGRPVSLTGPDGTGAPQAAPVLGDEARLRQVVTNLVGNAVKHTPTGTAVRIGVGSVDGRCLLEVADRGPGLTTTQASQVFERFYRVDASRSRRDGGGAGLGLAIASALVSAHGGVLTLDTAPGAGAAFRVQLPRQI; encoded by the coding sequence ATGTCCGACTCCGACCCGGCGCCCGACCTGAGCACGCTGACCGTCCCCGTCCTGCGCGCCCACCTCCGGCAGGCCTTCGACGTGCCCGACCAGCACGGCGCCGGGCAGTGGCGGGTGCTGGTGCTGCAGGTGTCCCAGACGACCGGGGCCGGCCGCGCCGAGTCCGCGGCGCCGGTACCCGCCTACGTCGTGGTGGCGGTCTCCCTGGACGACGTCCAGGGCACGGTGCACAAGCTGCGAACGGCCTTCCTGGCGATCGGCGGTGCCGTGCTGGTGCTGATCGCCGTCCTCGGCTTCTTCGCCGTCCGGGCCGGGCTCAAGCCGCTGCGCCGGATCGAGAAGGGTGCGGCGCGGATCGCCTCCGGCGAGCTGTCGCACCGGATGCCCGAGCTGGCGCCGGGCACCGAGGTGGGCCGGCTCTCCGCGGCGCTGAACGGGATGCTGGTGCAGATCGAGGCGGCGTTCGCGGCCCGCGCCGAGTCGGAGGCCCGGATGCGGCGCTTCGTCGCGGACGCCTCGCACGAGCTGCGCACCCCGCTGGCCGGCATCCGGGGCTTCGCCGAGCTGCACCGGATGGGCGCGCTCGGGGACGTCGACCGGGCGATGGACCGGATCGAGTCCGAGGCCGTCCGGATGGGCGGTCTGGTCGAGGACCTGCTGATGCTGGCCCGGCTCGACGAGGAGCGCCCGCTCGACCTGGCGCCGATGGATCTGCGGACGCTGGCCGCGGACGCCCTGCACGACCTCACCGCGCTGGATCCGGGCCGGCCCGTCTCACTGACCGGACCGGACGGCACCGGTGCCCCGCAGGCCGCGCCGGTCCTCGGTGACGAGGCGCGGCTGCGACAGGTGGTCACCAACCTGGTCGGCAACGCGGTCAAGCACACCCCGACGGGGACGGCGGTGCGGATCGGTGTCGGCTCGGTGGACGGGCGCTGCCTGCTGGAGGTCGCGGACCGCGGTCCGGGGCTGACGACGACTCAGGCATCGCAGGTGTTCGAGCGGTTCTACCGGGTGGACGCCTCGCGCAGCCGGCGGGACGGCGGGGGAGCGGGGCTCGGCCTGGCGATCGCCTCGGCACTGGTGAGTGCCCACGGCGGCGTGCTGACCCTGGACACCGCGCCCGGTGCGGGCGCCGCCTTCCGGGTGCAGCTGCCCCGCCAGATCTGA
- the cydD gene encoding thiol reductant ABC exporter subunit CydD: MKPVDPRLLRYAAATRAFLAGSVLLGGVGAVLTVVQAGLVAEIVVRAFQQHRYDLTGPLLALAATAAGRAAVAWLTELTAHRSVARVKSVLRGRLLEHATALGPGYLAGRRTGELAALATRGIDALDDYFARYLPQLALAVVVPAVVLARILGADWTSAAILAGTLPLIPLFMVLIGLATQSRMDRQWRHLARLSHHFLDVVAGLPTLKVFGRARAQARTIARITDDHRRATLRTLRIAFVSSFALELLSTLSVALVAVSVGFRLVDGTLDLETGLLVLVLAPEVHLPIRQVGALYHSSAEGLAAAGQVFEVLETPLPAAGTRPVPPLAGAEIVLDGVTVTFPGRSTPALDDARLTLRPGTTTALTGPSGAGKSTLLAVLLGLTAPDRGTVRVGGEDLADLDPAEWRRQVAWVPQHPYLFAGTVADNVRLARPDATDDQVHEALAAAHALDFAADPALPLGDGGAGLSAGQRQRLALARALLTDRPLVLLDEPTAHLDGASEAAVVEAVRALHGRRTVLLVAHRPALLAAADHRHHLPGPAPAPVGDPVAAVPAARTAAAVTARPAAADDDEPLTVPSTRPRLAGAVLLGTLALGCAVALLATSGWLISRASQMPPVLYLMVAVTSVRTFGIGRSVFRYAERLVSHDAVLKALGGVRTSVYRRLERLAPAGLPAFRRGDLLARLVGDVDAVQDHHLRWRLPAAVALLVSAGSAAGLALLLPAAGAVLAAGLLLAGAAVPALTVRIAGRADRRLAAARGALGTAVVDTLTGTAELAVSGALPRRLAAARAADTRLTGLAARSAGGAALGAGLTALVTGGTLVLAAAVGVHGVATGALPGVCLAVVVLTPLAAFEAVAAMPSAVGFRERSRAARARLDDVLGAPEPVTEPAAPRPLPAQVLPVTVRGLAARWPGQATDALTGVDLDLTPGRRIAVVGPSGSGKTTLAHVLLRFLDQRAGRVVLGPDGTDTRLLDGDDVRRVVGLCAQDAHVFDSSLRENLRLARPDADEERLRAALAAARLLDWVDALPDGLDTMVGEHGARLSGGQRQRLALARALLADFPVLILDEPAEHLDLPTADALTADLLAATAGRTTLLITHRLAGLDDDSVDEVLVLDGGRIVERGRCSELLARPDGLLAGLHRRERAADARLAPAGG, encoded by the coding sequence ATGAAGCCCGTCGACCCCCGCCTGCTGCGGTACGCCGCGGCCACCCGGGCCTTCCTCGCCGGATCCGTCCTGCTCGGCGGGGTCGGCGCCGTCCTGACGGTCGTCCAGGCCGGCCTCGTCGCCGAGATCGTCGTCCGCGCCTTCCAGCAGCACCGGTACGACCTCACCGGCCCGCTGCTCGCCCTGGCCGCCACCGCGGCCGGGCGGGCCGCGGTCGCCTGGCTCACCGAGCTCACCGCCCACCGGTCGGTCGCCCGGGTCAAGTCGGTGCTCCGCGGCCGGCTGCTGGAGCACGCCACCGCGCTGGGCCCCGGCTACCTCGCCGGCCGCCGCACCGGTGAGCTCGCCGCCCTCGCCACCCGCGGCATCGACGCCCTCGACGACTACTTCGCCCGCTACCTGCCGCAGCTCGCGCTCGCCGTGGTCGTGCCCGCCGTCGTGCTCGCCCGGATCCTCGGCGCCGACTGGACGTCGGCCGCGATCCTCGCCGGCACCCTGCCGTTGATCCCGCTCTTCATGGTGCTGATCGGGCTGGCCACCCAGTCCCGGATGGACCGTCAGTGGCGGCACCTGGCCCGGCTCTCGCACCACTTCCTGGACGTCGTCGCCGGACTGCCCACCCTCAAGGTCTTCGGCCGGGCCCGGGCCCAGGCCCGCACCATCGCGAGGATCACCGACGACCACCGCCGCGCCACCCTGCGCACGCTGCGGATCGCCTTCGTCTCCTCCTTCGCCCTGGAGCTCCTCTCCACCCTCTCGGTCGCGCTGGTCGCCGTCTCCGTCGGCTTCCGGCTGGTCGACGGCACCCTCGACCTGGAGACCGGGCTGCTCGTCCTCGTCCTCGCCCCCGAGGTCCACCTGCCGATCCGCCAGGTCGGGGCGCTCTACCACTCCAGCGCCGAGGGGCTGGCCGCCGCCGGGCAGGTCTTCGAGGTGCTGGAGACCCCGCTGCCTGCGGCCGGCACCCGCCCCGTCCCGCCGCTCGCCGGCGCCGAGATCGTGCTCGACGGGGTCACCGTCACCTTCCCCGGCCGCAGCACACCGGCGCTGGACGACGCCCGCCTGACCCTGCGGCCGGGCACCACCACCGCCCTCACCGGCCCCAGCGGCGCCGGGAAGTCCACCCTGCTCGCCGTCCTGCTCGGCCTGACCGCCCCCGACCGCGGCACCGTCCGGGTCGGGGGCGAGGACCTCGCCGACCTGGACCCGGCCGAGTGGCGGCGACAGGTCGCCTGGGTCCCCCAGCACCCGTACCTGTTCGCCGGGACGGTCGCCGACAACGTCCGCCTGGCCCGTCCGGACGCCACCGACGACCAGGTGCACGAGGCCCTCGCCGCCGCCCACGCCCTCGACTTCGCGGCCGACCCGGCACTGCCGCTCGGCGACGGGGGCGCCGGCCTGTCCGCCGGGCAGCGGCAGCGGCTCGCGCTCGCCCGCGCCCTGCTCACCGACCGGCCGCTCGTCCTGTTGGACGAGCCCACCGCCCACCTCGACGGGGCCAGTGAGGCGGCCGTCGTCGAAGCCGTCCGCGCCCTGCACGGCCGGCGCACCGTCCTGCTGGTCGCCCACCGGCCCGCCCTGCTCGCCGCCGCCGACCACCGCCACCACCTGCCCGGACCGGCCCCGGCACCCGTCGGCGACCCCGTCGCCGCGGTGCCCGCCGCCCGCACCGCCGCCGCCGTCACCGCCAGGCCGGCGGCCGCCGACGACGACGAGCCGCTCACCGTGCCGTCCACCAGGCCCCGGCTGGCCGGCGCCGTCCTGCTCGGCACCCTCGCGCTCGGCTGCGCGGTCGCCCTGCTCGCCACCTCCGGCTGGCTGATCTCCCGCGCCTCGCAGATGCCGCCGGTGCTGTACCTGATGGTCGCGGTCACCTCCGTCCGGACCTTCGGCATCGGCCGGTCGGTGTTCCGCTACGCAGAGCGGCTGGTCTCCCACGACGCCGTGCTCAAGGCCCTCGGCGGGGTCCGCACCTCGGTGTACCGCCGGCTGGAGCGGCTGGCCCCGGCCGGGCTGCCCGCCTTCCGCCGCGGCGACCTGCTCGCCCGGCTGGTCGGCGACGTGGACGCCGTCCAGGACCACCACCTGCGCTGGCGGCTCCCGGCCGCCGTCGCGCTGCTGGTCTCCGCGGGCTCCGCCGCCGGCCTCGCCCTGCTGCTCCCGGCGGCCGGGGCGGTGCTGGCGGCCGGCCTGCTGCTGGCCGGCGCGGCGGTGCCCGCCCTCACCGTCCGGATCGCCGGCCGTGCCGACCGCCGGCTCGCCGCCGCCCGCGGCGCCCTCGGCACGGCCGTCGTCGACACCCTCACCGGCACCGCCGAACTGGCCGTCTCCGGGGCGCTCCCCCGCCGGCTCGCCGCGGCCCGCGCGGCCGACACCCGGCTGACCGGGCTCGCCGCCCGGTCCGCGGGCGGCGCCGCCCTCGGCGCCGGGCTGACCGCCCTGGTCACCGGCGGCACGCTGGTGCTGGCCGCCGCCGTGGGGGTGCACGGCGTCGCCACCGGCGCGCTGCCCGGAGTCTGCCTGGCCGTGGTGGTCCTCACCCCGCTCGCCGCGTTCGAGGCGGTCGCCGCCATGCCGAGCGCGGTCGGGTTCCGTGAGCGCAGCCGCGCGGCCCGGGCCCGCCTGGACGACGTGCTGGGCGCGCCCGAGCCGGTCACCGAGCCCGCCGCGCCGCGGCCACTGCCGGCGCAGGTGCTGCCGGTGACCGTCCGCGGCCTCGCCGCCCGCTGGCCGGGGCAGGCCACCGACGCGCTCACCGGTGTCGACCTGGACCTGACCCCCGGCCGCCGGATCGCGGTGGTGGGGCCCTCCGGGTCGGGCAAGACCACGCTCGCGCACGTCCTGCTGCGCTTCCTCGACCAGCGGGCGGGCCGGGTGGTGCTCGGCCCCGACGGCACCGACACCCGGCTCCTGGACGGCGACGACGTCCGCCGGGTGGTCGGCCTCTGCGCCCAGGACGCCCACGTCTTCGACAGTTCACTGCGCGAGAACCTCCGCCTCGCCCGGCCCGACGCCGACGAGGAGCGGCTGCGTGCCGCGCTCGCCGCCGCCCGCCTGCTCGACTGGGTCGACGCCCTCCCGGACGGCCTCGACACCATGGTCGGCGAGCACGGCGCCCGGCTCTCCGGCGGCCAGCGGCAGCGCCTCGCGCTGGCCCGGGCGCTGCTCGCCGACTTCCCCGTGCTGATCCTGGACGAGCCCGCCGAGCACCTCGACCTGCCCACCGCCGACGCCCTGACCGCCGACCTGCTCGCGGCCACGGCCGGCCGCACCACGCTCCTGATCACCCACCGGCTGGCCGGCCTCGACGACGACAGCGTCGACGAGGTCCTCGTCCTGGACGGGGGCAGGATCGTCGAACGCGGCCGCTGCTCCGAGCTGCTCGCCCGCCCGGACGGACTGCTCGCCGGCCTCCACCGCCGCGAACGCGCCGCCGACGCCCGCCTCGCACCCGCGGGAGGCTGA